One stretch of Pontiella desulfatans DNA includes these proteins:
- the rpmJ gene encoding 50S ribosomal protein L36, translating to MKVRASVKRMCEQCKVIRRQGVVRIICTNPRHKQRQG from the coding sequence ATGAAAGTACGAGCTTCAGTAAAAAGAATGTGTGAACAGTGCAAGGTTATCCGCCGCCAGGGTGTGGTACGTATTATTTGCACCAACCCGCGCCACAAGCAGCGCCAAGGATAA
- the map gene encoding type I methionyl aminopeptidase produces MIIVKKPAELEAMRIAARKTATILHKVAAKVAPGVTTKELDDYAAELAKKEEGRCAFYGYHGFSGHICSSVNEEVVHGVPGRRVIQDGDVVSIDFGLVYGGFVGDTAITVAAGEINPEWQRLLDTTQECLRASIEKAVEGNRLSDISNACQVVAEGAGFSVVRDFVGHGIGREMHEDPQIPNYGPPGRGPVLKAGMTFAIEPMINLGVHKTETLHDGWTVVTKDRLPSAHFEHTVAVGKHKAEILTIPDLDS; encoded by the coding sequence ATGATCATTGTTAAAAAGCCGGCCGAGCTGGAGGCCATGCGCATCGCCGCACGAAAGACGGCCACCATTCTCCACAAGGTGGCCGCCAAGGTTGCGCCGGGCGTCACCACCAAGGAACTCGACGACTATGCCGCCGAGTTGGCGAAAAAGGAGGAAGGCCGTTGCGCCTTCTATGGCTACCACGGGTTTTCCGGCCACATCTGCTCTTCGGTGAACGAAGAGGTGGTCCACGGCGTTCCCGGACGGCGCGTCATCCAGGACGGCGATGTGGTCAGCATCGACTTCGGACTCGTCTATGGCGGCTTTGTGGGCGACACGGCCATCACGGTGGCGGCTGGGGAGATCAATCCCGAATGGCAGCGCCTGCTCGACACCACGCAGGAGTGCCTGCGGGCCTCCATCGAAAAAGCGGTCGAGGGCAACCGGCTTTCGGATATCTCCAATGCCTGCCAGGTGGTGGCCGAAGGCGCGGGCTTTTCCGTGGTGCGCGATTTTGTCGGCCACGGCATCGGGCGCGAAATGCACGAGGATCCGCAGATCCCCAACTATGGCCCTCCCGGGCGCGGCCCCGTCCTCAAGGCCGGCATGACCTTCGCCATCGAACCCATGATCAACCTCGGGGTTCACAAGACCGAAACCCTCCACGATGGCTGGACGGTGGTGACCAAGGATAGGCTTCCTTCCGCCCACTTCGAGCACACCGTGGCCGTGGGCAAGCACAAGGCCGAGATTTTGACGATTCCAGATTTGGACTCGTAA
- a CDS encoding adenylate kinase — MNAVVLLGPPGAGKGTVAEVLVDKGYRHVSTGDLLREQIRLETPLGLEAKQLMDQGKFVPDDVVVGMIRDLLSSRAAESNYLFDGFPRTLVQAEKLDELLGSLNGTLEEVVLLECPDDVIVERLSGRRTCSKCGSVYHVKFNPASNEDLCDIEGCELTQRPDDNAETIRKRLVVYAEQTAPLITYYEAKGLVHPIDATQRIDQVRAAVLEKLG; from the coding sequence ATGAACGCGGTTGTTCTCTTGGGCCCCCCCGGTGCAGGCAAAGGCACCGTCGCTGAAGTCCTGGTGGACAAAGGATACCGTCACGTCTCCACAGGGGATCTGCTCCGCGAGCAGATCCGCCTCGAAACGCCCCTCGGTCTTGAAGCCAAGCAGCTGATGGACCAGGGCAAGTTTGTGCCCGACGACGTGGTCGTCGGAATGATCCGTGATCTCCTTTCCTCCCGGGCGGCCGAATCCAACTATTTGTTTGATGGTTTCCCGCGCACGCTGGTGCAGGCGGAAAAGCTTGATGAACTCCTCGGCTCTCTCAATGGAACGCTTGAAGAGGTTGTGCTGCTTGAGTGTCCGGATGACGTGATCGTCGAACGGCTTTCCGGGCGGCGAACCTGCTCGAAATGCGGCTCGGTGTATCATGTGAAGTTCAACCCGGCCTCGAACGAAGACCTGTGCGACATCGAGGGCTGCGAACTGACGCAGCGTCCCGACGACAACGCCGAAACCATTCGCAAGCGCCTGGTCGTCTACGCCGAGCAGACGGCGCCGCTCATCACCTATTACGAGGCGAAGGGTCTCGTCCATCCGATCGATGCCACGCAGCGTATCGACCAAGTCCGCGCCGCCGTGCTTGAAAAGCTGGGATAA
- a CDS encoding S1 domain-containing protein — protein sequence MNKKETILLDARLLGVIDKHAFDAELSNGHRFVVFLGRKDFGCQLPQPGAQVIVEMSPFDMSKGRLVINQEQ from the coding sequence ATGAATAAAAAAGAGACAATTTTACTAGACGCGCGCTTGTTGGGCGTGATAGACAAACACGCTTTTGACGCAGAACTAAGTAACGGACACCGATTCGTTGTGTTTTTAGGGCGCAAGGATTTCGGCTGTCAGCTGCCGCAACCCGGTGCGCAAGTTATAGTTGAGATGTCGCCCTTCGATATGAGCAAGGGGCGTCTGGTGATTAACCAGGAGCAATAA
- the rplO gene encoding 50S ribosomal protein L15: MDLHSLKPAEGSKHRKIRVGRGRASGKGKTGGRGHKGQMSRAGASHKPLFEGGQMPFVRKLPKRGFNNFNRKEILPVNLDALNVFEDGTEVTIGLLQEKGLVNGRFDGVKILGSGSVEKKLTVKVNAFSASAKEKIEAVGGTCEIV; the protein is encoded by the coding sequence ATGGATTTACATTCACTTAAACCTGCAGAAGGTTCCAAGCATCGGAAAATCCGCGTCGGCCGTGGCCGCGCATCCGGCAAGGGCAAGACCGGCGGACGTGGCCACAAGGGCCAGATGTCCCGTGCGGGCGCAAGCCACAAGCCGCTGTTCGAAGGGGGCCAGATGCCCTTCGTCCGGAAACTTCCGAAGCGGGGTTTCAACAACTTCAACCGCAAAGAGATTCTTCCGGTCAACCTCGACGCGCTCAACGTGTTCGAGGATGGTACCGAGGTCACTATCGGGTTGCTCCAGGAAAAGGGACTGGTTAACGGTCGCTTCGATGGCGTGAAAATTCTCGGTAGCGGCAGTGTGGAAAAGAAACTGACCGTCAAGGTCAACGCCTTCTCCGCCTCGGCCAAGGAAAAAATCGAAGCCGTCGGCGGCACCTGCGAAATCGTCTAG
- the secY gene encoding preprotein translocase subunit SecY: MLSAFVNTFKITELRQRILFTFGLIFICRLIAAVPLPGVDAVSIRAFIEAQGGAEGGLFGIMNLFSGGALLQCSIGTLGIMPYISASIILQLMTAVIPHLEKLAREGDVGRQKITQYTRYLTVIICAVQGAAMAIALQSGGYFGLPSEVVRIPGVGFVLLTMMALVTGSLLLMWIGEQMTDRGIGNGISIIITVNIVSSMPMAVKTLVDKLTPVDGVAEIGIFHLALLLALIFFVTLGVVAMTQAQQKIPVQFAKRMVGRKMMQGGTSHLPLRVNYSGVMPIIFASAILGIFPMIGSKLPWQAAKEWANTFPMSFWYMFFFGVMILFFSYFWVATQFNPIQIADDLKRRGGYVPGIRPGTPTAEFLDRTMTRLTLAGAVFLTAIAVMPSIMTSQFQIPWIVASFFGGTSLLIIVGVMLDTMRQIESHLLMRHYDGFLKKGKIKSGR, from the coding sequence ATGCTTTCCGCATTTGTCAACACCTTCAAGATTACCGAACTGCGCCAGCGTATCCTGTTTACGTTTGGCCTGATCTTCATCTGCCGTCTCATTGCCGCTGTTCCGCTTCCGGGCGTGGACGCGGTCTCCATCCGTGCGTTCATCGAAGCGCAGGGCGGGGCGGAAGGTGGCCTGTTCGGCATCATGAACCTCTTCAGCGGGGGTGCGCTGCTGCAGTGCTCCATCGGTACGCTGGGCATCATGCCCTACATTAGTGCATCGATCATCCTCCAGCTGATGACCGCGGTGATCCCGCATCTTGAAAAGTTGGCTCGCGAAGGCGATGTCGGCCGTCAAAAGATTACGCAATACACGCGCTACCTCACGGTTATCATCTGCGCGGTGCAGGGAGCGGCCATGGCCATCGCCCTGCAGAGCGGGGGCTATTTCGGCCTGCCGTCCGAGGTGGTGCGTATTCCCGGCGTTGGCTTCGTGCTGCTCACGATGATGGCGCTGGTGACCGGTTCGCTGTTGCTGATGTGGATCGGCGAACAGATGACCGACCGGGGTATCGGCAACGGTATCTCGATCATCATCACCGTCAACATTGTTAGCAGCATGCCGATGGCCGTCAAGACGCTGGTCGACAAGCTAACGCCGGTGGACGGCGTTGCCGAGATCGGCATTTTCCACCTGGCGTTGCTGCTCGCGCTGATCTTCTTCGTGACCCTGGGCGTTGTTGCAATGACGCAGGCGCAGCAAAAGATCCCGGTGCAGTTCGCCAAGCGTATGGTTGGCCGCAAGATGATGCAGGGCGGAACCTCGCACCTGCCGTTGCGCGTCAACTATTCCGGCGTCATGCCCATCATTTTCGCCTCCGCCATCCTGGGCATCTTCCCGATGATCGGCAGCAAGCTCCCTTGGCAAGCCGCCAAGGAGTGGGCGAACACGTTCCCGATGTCGTTCTGGTACATGTTCTTCTTCGGCGTGATGATTCTGTTCTTCTCCTATTTCTGGGTTGCAACGCAGTTCAACCCGATCCAGATCGCGGACGATCTCAAGCGCCGCGGCGGCTATGTTCCGGGCATCCGTCCGGGTACGCCGACGGCCGAATTCCTCGACCGCACCATGACCCGCCTAACCCTGGCCGGCGCCGTCTTCCTGACCGCCATCGCCGTCATGCCTTCCATCATGACGTCGCAGTTCCAGATTCCGTGGATCGTGGCCTCGTTCTTCGGCGGCACCAGCCTGCTGATCATCGTGGGTGTCATGCTCGACACCATGCGCCAGATCGAATCGCATCTGCTGATGCGCCACTACGACGGCTTCCTGAAAAAAGGGAAGATCAAGAGCGGTAGGTAA
- the rpsE gene encoding 30S ribosomal protein S5: protein MAEERTERNRGRRDGGGRGRGRKRDDKNEVREKPEFEERVVHISRNSKVVKGGRRFSFGALVVVGDRKGRVGYGLGKAAEVAEAIRKAGDVAKRDLQTVTMRGTTLPHDALGKFSGAQVLIRPASEGTGIIAGGPCRAVLELAGVRDVLAKSLGSNNHLNVTKATLKALGSLRSKEEAIAIRKG, encoded by the coding sequence ATGGCAGAAGAACGTACAGAACGTAACAGAGGACGCCGGGATGGCGGCGGCCGTGGCCGTGGCCGTAAACGCGACGACAAGAACGAAGTTCGCGAAAAGCCGGAATTCGAGGAGCGCGTGGTCCACATCAGCCGCAACTCCAAGGTTGTCAAGGGTGGCCGTCGCTTCAGCTTCGGCGCACTCGTGGTGGTCGGCGATCGCAAGGGCCGTGTTGGCTACGGGCTCGGCAAGGCCGCCGAGGTGGCCGAAGCCATCCGCAAGGCCGGCGATGTTGCCAAGCGCGACCTCCAAACCGTAACCATGCGCGGCACCACGCTGCCGCATGACGCCCTCGGCAAGTTTTCGGGTGCGCAGGTTTTGATCCGCCCGGCCTCCGAAGGTACCGGCATTATCGCCGGTGGCCCGTGCCGTGCCGTACTCGAACTCGCTGGCGTCCGCGACGTCCTCGCGAAGTCGCTCGGCTCCAACAATCACCTCAACGTAACCAAGGCGACCCTCAAGGCGCTTGGCTCGCTCCGCTCGAAAGAGGAAGCGATTGCCATTCGCAAGGGCTAG